Part of the Paenibacillus kyungheensis genome, CTTTGATCATAATTGCATGTGTTTCTTGATGCACTGAGATTTCAAATGCTTTTTGTGGCCCCTGAATAGCATCAATCGTTTTTTGCAAATCTTTGATAGCCTGTTCCTGATTTTGTAATTTGGTCGCTTGGGTAGGTTGAGAAGCTGCTATAATAGCTTGTTCAATCGCCACATTAGGTTTAGGCTCAGTACTTACTTCTTTTTTAACGATGGTAGGTTGAGTTGGTATTGTACTTCCCATATTTCCTGAAGATGTAATTGGATCCATGCAGAACCTCCTTATTCAATATGATTATGTGTAAGTTGTAATTTATTCTATTAGTGGTCTGTTTAGTATGTTACTATCTATATCGGTCTTTACAGGCAATTGTTTAAGATATATCGCATAAATAAGTAAAAAGACCCTGCCAAAGGCAGAGTCTTGAGTACTTGTTTTTCGTATTAACGCAGTAAGGACAATACGCCCTGTGGTGAAGAGTTCGCTTGGGACAACATCGATTGTGAAGCCTGTACCAAAATGTTGTTTTTAGACAATGCTACCATTTCCTTAGCCATATCGGTATCACGAATACGTGATTCAGATGCTGTTAAGTTTTCCACTGTTGTTCCCAAGTTGTTGGAAGTGTATTCCAAACGGTTTTGCACAGCACCCAAGTTCGCACGTTGTGTTGCTACTTTTTCGATTGCATTACTAATTGCAGATAATTTGCTACCTGAACCTAAGTTTTTAAATCCAGCTGTATTTACACCAGAAATAGTAATTTGGAATGCTTTGTCATCAGCTTGTACTTTAACGCTACTTGTAACGTGAATACCGTTAAAAGTAGTGTTGCTCATGATGCTATCGATTTGTGTACCTAATTGGCTTAATTCAGCATTGATGTTTGCTTTGTCGCCAGAGCTGTATGTTCCGTTTTCTTTCTGAACATTCAATTCTTTCATACGTCCAAGCATTGAACTCACTTCGTTCATTGCACCCTCTGCTGTTTGTGCGAAAGAGATACCATCTTGTACGTTACGTTGTGCTTGCTCTAATCCGCGAATCTGTCCGCGCATTTTTTCAGAGATTGATAGTCCTGCTGCATCATCCGCTGCACGGTTGATCCGTAGTCCTGAAGATAGTTTTTCCATGTTTTTGCTAGCTGCTGCACTGTTCAGACCCATGTTACGTTGTGTGTTTAAAGCTGGAATATTATGATTGATAATCATTGTTATTTCCTCCGTGAATTTAGTTATTCCACATCCATGTGGTTTAGTTTGGCGAGTAAGCTCAAGATCGGCCGACTCTTGAGTCTTTCTGTCGCTCTATTATCTATATCGTCATCAATTTATGATTTTTTTATAGTTTTAATAATTTTCTTATTTTTTAATTGTAATACTCAACTATATTTGTGATATAAAACATAAAAAAGACCCTGCCAAAGGCAAGGTCTTTACACCAAAAGCTAATCTTAACGAAGCAAGGACAATACGCCCTGTGGTGAAGAGTTTGCTTGGGACAACATCGATTGTGAAGCCTGTACCAAAATATTGTTTTTGGACAATGCTACCATTTCTTTAGCCATATCTGTATCACGAATACGTGATTCAGATGCAGTTAAGTTTTCTACTGTTGTTCCCAAGTTGTTGGAAGTGTATTCCAAACGGTTTTGCACAGCACCCAAGTTCGCACGTTGTGTTGCTACTTTTTCAATTGCTTTACTCACTGAAGATAGTGCAGTACTTGAACCTAGACCTGTAAAACCACTTGTATTTACACCTGAAACAGTGATTTGGAATGCTTTATCATCAGCTTGTACTTTAACACTACTTGTAATGTGAATACCGTTAAATGTTGTGTTGCTCATAATGCTGTCAATTTGTTTACCCAATTGACTTAATTCAGCATTGATGTTTGCTTTGTCGCCAGAGCTGTATGTTCCGTTTTCTTTCTGAACATTCAATTCTTTCATACGTCCAAGCATAGAACTTACTTCGTTCATTGCACCCTCAGCCGTTTGTGCAAAAGAGATACCGTCTTGTACGTTACGTTGTGCTTGCTCTAATCCGCGAATCTGTCCACGCATTTTTTCAGAGATCGATAGTCCTGCTGCATCATCCGCTGCACGGTTGATCCGTAGTCCTGAAGATAGTTTTTCCATGTTTTTACTTGCTGCCGCACTGTTCAGACCCATGTTACGTTGTGTGTTTAAAGCTGGAATATTGTGATTGATAATCATTGTTATTTCCTCCTTGAATTCGGTTATCCCACATCCATGTGGTTTAGTTTGGCGAGTAAGCTTAAGGCCGTACGCTCCTCAAGTGCTTCTTTCGCTCTACTCTTTATATCGACTTCTTGATCTTCCTTCTGTATAGTATATTCGTACTTTATTAAATATATTTTATCTTTCTCGCTCCTGCTATAAAAGTGTATAGAAAAAAGACCTTGCCATTGGCAAGGTCTCTAAAGTAATAACTAATCTTAACGAAGCAAGGACAATACGCCCTGTGGTGAAGAGTTCGCTTGAGACAACATTGATTGAGAAGCCTGTACTAAAATGTTGTTTTTAGACAATGCTACCATTTCCTTAGCCATATCGGTATCACGAATACGTGATTCAGATGCAGTTAAGTTTTCTACCGTTGTTCCCAAGTTATTAGAAGTGTATTCCAAACGGTTTTGCACAGCACCCAAGTTCGCACGTTGTGTTGCTACTTTTTCAA contains:
- a CDS encoding flagellar protein FlaG, whose amino-acid sequence is MDPITSSGNMGSTIPTQPTIVKKEVSTEPKPNVAIEQAIIAASQPTQATKLQNQEQAIKDLQKTIDAIQGPQKAFEISVHQETHAIMIKVKNKETGDLIREVPSEKVLDALAKLMEVTGLIVDKKV
- a CDS encoding flagellin; translation: MIINHNIPALNTQRNMGLNSAAASKNMEKLSSGLRINRAADDAAGLSISEKMRGQIRGLEQAQRNVQDGISFAQTAEGAMNEVSSMLGRMKELNVQKENGTYSSGDKANINAELSQLGTQIDSIMSNTTFNGIHVTSSVKVQADDKAFQITISGVNTAGFKNLGSGSKLSAISNAIEKVATQRANLGAVQNRLEYTSNNLGTTVENLTASESRIRDTDMAKEMVALSKNNILVQASQSMLSQANSSPQGVLSLLR
- a CDS encoding flagellin, coding for MIINHNIPALNTQRNMGLNSAAASKNMEKLSSGLRINRAADDAAGLSISEKMRGQIRGLEQAQRNVQDGISFAQTAEGAMNEVSSMLGRMKELNVQKENGTYSSGDKANINAELSQLGKQIDSIMSNTTFNGIHITSSVKVQADDKAFQITVSGVNTSGFTGLGSSTALSSVSKAIEKVATQRANLGAVQNRLEYTSNNLGTTVENLTASESRIRDTDMAKEMVALSKNNILVQASQSMLSQANSSPQGVLSLLR